One genomic segment of Rhizobium sp. 11515TR includes these proteins:
- a CDS encoding FkbM family methyltransferase, which translates to MFDRRILTRKYWKRAFRRKRDAIATRLFDTRLGRDILVSAIGPRVKMMTVDCGDHVLSFSPADYIGRKVFRKGHFERDHVDRLLSVLRERGLLRKGSALLELGGNIGTQTCYFALSGAYDRIVSVEPDPRNFRLLEANIADNGLQKMVAAVNCAAGDREGQLDFYLNHKNHGKSSALRQSAADEKISVPVLPIGDILLQAGVDSADIGLIWMDIEGYEPVACRSMSALMARKVPLYMEFTPAFYGKDQTKDFIADLAGYYSECLAFFEDGEQVMKVLELPVEGEQFDILFLR; encoded by the coding sequence ATGTTCGACCGCAGGATTCTCACAAGAAAATACTGGAAGCGAGCCTTTCGCCGCAAACGCGATGCAATCGCTACGCGCCTCTTCGACACGAGGCTGGGCCGGGATATCCTGGTCAGTGCGATTGGGCCCCGCGTCAAGATGATGACGGTCGATTGCGGGGATCATGTCCTCAGTTTCTCGCCGGCCGACTACATCGGCCGCAAGGTTTTTCGCAAAGGGCATTTCGAGCGCGACCATGTCGACCGCCTGCTGAGCGTATTGCGCGAGCGCGGCTTGCTGCGCAAGGGATCGGCGCTCCTGGAACTCGGTGGCAATATCGGCACGCAGACCTGCTATTTTGCCTTGAGCGGGGCCTATGACCGCATCGTCAGCGTCGAGCCGGACCCGCGCAATTTTCGCCTGCTGGAGGCCAACATCGCCGACAATGGCCTGCAGAAGATGGTGGCGGCGGTCAATTGCGCCGCCGGCGATCGCGAGGGGCAACTCGATTTCTATCTCAACCACAAGAATCATGGCAAGAGCAGCGCATTGCGGCAGAGCGCGGCCGACGAGAAGATCTCGGTGCCTGTCCTGCCGATCGGCGATATTCTCCTGCAGGCGGGCGTCGATTCCGCCGATATCGGGCTGATCTGGATGGACATCGAGGGTTATGAGCCGGTTGCCTGCCGTTCGATGAGCGCGCTGATGGCCCGCAAAGTGCCGCTTTATATGGAATTCACGCCGGCATTTTACGGCAAGGATCAGACCAAAGACTTCATCGCCGATCTCGCCGGATACTATAGCGAATGTCTCGCCTTCTTCGAAGACGGCGAGCAGGTCATGAAGGTGCTCGAACTGCCGGTCGAAGGCGAACAGTTCGACATTCTGTTTCTGCGGTGA
- a CDS encoding adenylate/guanylate cyclase domain-containing protein produces MTIHSSVSDLLLDKVAEWLTQAALTGENLETIVRGFCERMAATGMPLKRVHLTFSMLHPLYDALGFTWRRAGGLMIEGYRHGNEKPERFVQSPYYYLLSNNLQHLRRRIDVDGAVEFPIFEDLRKEKVTDYMAFVQTFGAGSVQGMMGSWSTDSIGGFSEEMIGALMRMQNHLAMAAKMAVLGKLANNMLTTYLGGDAGKRVLNGQIRRGDGETIRAALVMGDMRQSTVYAEKEGRQAYIDTLNEFFDAIAAPFNRNGGEILSFLGDGFLAVYPCGRHKDPSKVACEAALSAVFEAQRRVKALNSDRQSRNLSEVRYGIGLHVGNVMFGNVGLRDRLTFSAFGAAVNEVERLQSLTKKYATEVVASQAFSSYTDCEWGTLGEEKLRGVRQRFTVVSPKAATPANGALEIFQETAPDSLSEAEQVILLHRDAKKFESRVQVENLTP; encoded by the coding sequence ATGACTATCCATTCGAGTGTTTCTGATCTTCTTCTTGATAAAGTAGCGGAATGGCTGACGCAGGCGGCGCTCACGGGCGAAAACCTGGAGACCATCGTTCGCGGCTTCTGCGAACGCATGGCTGCGACGGGGATGCCGCTCAAGCGCGTGCATTTGACCTTTTCCATGCTTCATCCGCTCTATGATGCGCTCGGCTTTACCTGGCGGCGCGCCGGCGGTTTGATGATCGAGGGCTACCGGCATGGGAACGAGAAGCCGGAACGCTTCGTGCAGAGCCCCTACTATTACCTCCTGTCCAACAATCTTCAGCACCTGCGTCGCCGGATCGATGTCGACGGCGCGGTCGAATTTCCGATTTTTGAGGATCTGCGCAAGGAGAAGGTCACCGACTATATGGCCTTCGTGCAGACTTTCGGCGCGGGCTCTGTGCAGGGGATGATGGGTTCCTGGTCGACCGACAGCATCGGCGGTTTCAGCGAAGAGATGATCGGCGCGCTGATGCGCATGCAGAATCATCTGGCCATGGCCGCCAAGATGGCGGTCCTCGGCAAGCTCGCCAACAATATGTTGACCACCTATCTCGGCGGCGATGCGGGAAAGCGCGTGTTGAACGGCCAGATTCGCCGCGGCGACGGCGAGACGATCCGCGCGGCCCTCGTCATGGGCGACATGCGGCAATCCACAGTTTATGCCGAAAAGGAAGGGCGCCAGGCCTATATTGATACGCTCAATGAGTTCTTCGACGCGATCGCAGCGCCGTTCAATCGCAATGGCGGCGAAATCCTGAGCTTCCTTGGCGACGGATTTCTCGCCGTCTACCCATGCGGACGACACAAGGACCCGTCAAAGGTGGCTTGCGAAGCCGCACTTTCGGCTGTTTTCGAGGCGCAACGCCGTGTCAAGGCACTCAACAGCGATCGCCAGTCGCGCAATTTGAGCGAAGTGCGCTATGGGATCGGCCTGCATGTCGGCAATGTCATGTTCGGCAATGTCGGCTTGAGGGACCGGTTGACGTTCTCCGCCTTCGGTGCGGCGGTCAACGAGGTCGAGCGCCTACAGTCGCTGACCAAGAAATATGCAACCGAAGTCGTCGCAAGCCAGGCTTTCTCAAGCTACACCGATTGCGAATGGGGGACGTTGGGAGAGGAAAAGCTGCGCGGTGTGCGCCAGCGCTTCACCGTCGTCTCCCCGAAAGCCGCGACGCCAGCCAATGGCGCACTCGAGATCTTTCAGGAGACGGCACCAGACAGCCTCTCGGAGGCCGAACAGGTCATTCTCTTGCATAGGGACGCCAAGAAGTTCGAGAGCCGTGTTCAAGTCGAAAACCTGACTCCGTGA
- a CDS encoding DUF3095 domain-containing protein, giving the protein MAEPSNDDFFHKLAGFTRFEGVTDSANYQPLPDDWLIAIADIVSSTKAIAAGHYKSVNMAGASVISAVLNALDRGDYPFAFGGDGALVAVPPSGAERARQALAAVRGWVMEELQLDLRTALVPMGAIRGEGFDVRVARFSPSDYVSYAMFSGGGTSWAERQMKAGRFIVEPMPAKVEPDLTGLSCRWNPIKAQNGEIVSIIAIPGDAGSGPKFQQLVADIIAISAEQSRDSHPVPVEGPTPALSFGGADIEARALVAPANRRWRKLVIDAQIVLVWVLDKFGVRTATFDAKIYRRDLAANSDFRKFDDGLKMTIDVDAVHLERIEARLRQAEAEGVCRFGLHRQDSALMTCFVPTPLMRDHMHFIDGASGGYAMAAMALREKRPPELAAGV; this is encoded by the coding sequence ATGGCCGAGCCATCCAATGATGATTTCTTCCATAAGCTTGCGGGTTTCACGCGTTTCGAAGGCGTGACGGACAGCGCCAATTACCAGCCCCTACCGGATGATTGGCTGATTGCGATCGCCGATATCGTCAGCTCCACGAAGGCGATTGCCGCCGGACATTACAAATCGGTCAATATGGCAGGCGCCAGCGTGATTTCCGCCGTACTCAACGCTTTGGACCGAGGCGACTATCCCTTCGCCTTCGGCGGGGATGGAGCATTGGTCGCCGTCCCACCTTCCGGCGCGGAACGGGCCAGACAGGCGCTTGCGGCGGTACGGGGCTGGGTGATGGAGGAGCTGCAGCTCGATCTGCGCACGGCTTTGGTGCCGATGGGCGCCATTCGCGGCGAGGGGTTCGACGTTCGGGTCGCCCGCTTCAGCCCGAGCGATTATGTTTCCTATGCCATGTTTTCCGGCGGTGGCACGAGTTGGGCGGAGCGGCAGATGAAGGCGGGCCGCTTCATCGTCGAGCCGATGCCGGCCAAGGTGGAACCCGATCTGACGGGTCTTTCCTGCCGTTGGAATCCAATCAAGGCGCAGAACGGCGAAATCGTCTCGATTATCGCCATTCCGGGCGACGCTGGAAGCGGTCCGAAATTCCAGCAACTGGTTGCCGATATCATTGCCATATCTGCGGAGCAGAGCCGCGACAGCCATCCCGTCCCGGTCGAAGGTCCGACGCCGGCATTGAGCTTCGGTGGCGCCGATATCGAGGCGCGGGCTTTGGTCGCGCCGGCCAACCGCCGGTGGCGCAAGCTTGTTATCGATGCCCAGATCGTCCTTGTATGGGTTCTCGATAAGTTCGGGGTGAGGACCGCAACTTTCGATGCCAAGATCTACCGGCGTGATCTCGCGGCGAATTCCGATTTTCGCAAGTTCGACGATGGTCTGAAAATGACGATCGATGTCGACGCCGTGCATCTTGAGCGTATCGAGGCGCGCTTGCGTCAGGCCGAGGCGGAGGGTGTCTGCCGTTTTGGTCTGCATCGCCAGGATAGCGCGTTGATGACCTGTTTCGTGCCGACCCCGCTGATGCGCGACCACATGCATTTCATCGACGGGGCGAGCGGGGGTTATGCGATGGCAGCCATGGCGCTGCGGGAAAAGAGGCCGCCCGAGCTTGCCGCGGGCGTGTGA
- a CDS encoding ABC transporter ATP-binding protein, which yields MASGTDLLRIENLDVSFSLYGDSLRVVKNAGLRVLPGKVTALVGESGSGKSIISQSIMGILPTAAKATGRILFTDPLNGQTTDILQLPRDGAAIRGLRGARMAKIFQEPMTSLSPLHTVGNQISEALRIHSAGTSRAEQREKTEEMLNLVGFQDPVRTFDMYPFELSGGMRQRAMIAMALICNPALLIADEPTTALDVTIQAQILGLLRNLQQTFNMAMLLITHDLGVVANMADEVVVIYHGEIMEAGPVDTIFRQPQHRYLKALMSAVPHFDMKPGERLKSLRDVPVNLGTFSSKKKLIGSGVPAAGTAPDVLLSVRNLTKTYTSKAGGLFGRRDGMKFRAVDDVSFDIRRGECLGLVGESGCGKTTVSKILMRGVTADSGSVTFDDGSGKIDVLAVKGDELMDLRTKIQMVFQDPVSSLSPRMTIRNILSEPLEIHERGDSEERKEKVKALMQAIGLDKHYLSRYPHSFSGGQRQRIGIARALALGPKLLILDEPVSALDVSVQAQILNLLKDLQKELGLTYLFISHNLAVVDYMADRIAVMARGRIVEIAPREIILRDPVHPYTRSLLAAVPFPDLDRPLDFSALGSEGAAAKQKWGPQFSEGADGDLAYADLGGGHFVRARRGLGAQELRK from the coding sequence ATGGCGTCAGGGACTGATCTACTGCGTATCGAGAACCTCGACGTCTCGTTTTCCCTTTACGGAGATAGTCTGCGCGTCGTCAAGAATGCCGGCTTGAGAGTGCTTCCGGGTAAGGTTACGGCGCTCGTCGGCGAATCTGGCTCCGGCAAGTCGATCATCAGCCAATCGATCATGGGCATCCTCCCAACTGCCGCGAAGGCGACCGGCCGGATTCTGTTTACCGATCCGCTCAACGGTCAGACAACCGATATTCTCCAGCTGCCGCGCGACGGCGCCGCGATCCGCGGGCTGCGCGGCGCGCGCATGGCAAAGATCTTCCAGGAGCCGATGACCTCACTGTCGCCGCTGCATACGGTCGGCAATCAGATTAGTGAAGCGCTTCGCATTCACAGCGCCGGCACCAGCAGAGCCGAGCAGCGCGAAAAGACGGAAGAGATGCTGAACCTCGTCGGCTTTCAGGACCCGGTTCGCACTTTCGACATGTATCCCTTCGAGCTTTCCGGAGGCATGCGCCAGCGTGCGATGATCGCCATGGCGCTGATCTGCAATCCGGCGCTGCTGATCGCCGATGAGCCGACGACGGCTTTGGATGTCACCATCCAGGCGCAGATTCTTGGCCTGCTGCGCAATCTCCAGCAGACGTTCAACATGGCTATGCTGCTGATCACCCATGATCTCGGCGTCGTTGCGAACATGGCCGACGAGGTCGTGGTCATCTATCACGGCGAGATCATGGAAGCAGGTCCGGTCGATACGATCTTTCGTCAGCCTCAGCATCGTTATCTGAAGGCGCTGATGTCGGCGGTGCCGCATTTCGACATGAAGCCGGGAGAGCGATTGAAATCCTTGCGGGATGTCCCGGTCAATCTCGGTACCTTCTCCAGCAAGAAGAAGCTTATCGGCAGCGGTGTGCCGGCTGCGGGCACGGCGCCCGATGTCCTGCTCAGCGTACGCAATCTGACCAAGACCTACACCTCGAAGGCCGGCGGGCTGTTCGGGCGGAGGGATGGCATGAAGTTCCGTGCGGTCGATGATGTCAGTTTCGATATTCGCCGCGGCGAATGTCTCGGCCTGGTCGGGGAAAGCGGTTGCGGCAAGACGACCGTCAGCAAGATCCTGATGCGGGGTGTCACCGCCGATAGCGGTTCCGTCACCTTCGATGATGGCAGCGGCAAGATCGATGTGCTGGCCGTCAAGGGCGATGAATTGATGGATCTACGCACGAAGATCCAAATGGTTTTCCAAGACCCGGTCTCTTCGCTTTCCCCGCGCATGACCATCCGCAACATCCTGAGCGAGCCCCTGGAAATCCATGAGCGGGGCGATAGCGAGGAGCGCAAGGAGAAGGTCAAGGCCCTGATGCAGGCGATCGGGCTCGACAAGCACTATTTGAGCCGCTATCCGCACAGCTTCTCCGGCGGCCAGCGCCAGCGCATCGGAATTGCGCGCGCTCTGGCGCTAGGCCCGAAGCTTCTGATCCTCGACGAGCCCGTCTCGGCTCTCGACGTGTCCGTCCAGGCGCAGATCCTCAACCTCCTCAAGGACCTGCAGAAAGAACTCGGCCTGACCTATCTGTTCATTTCGCACAATCTCGCGGTGGTCGACTATATGGCCGATCGGATTGCCGTCATGGCGCGTGGACGCATCGTCGAAATCGCGCCGCGCGAGATCATCCTGCGCGATCCCGTTCATCCCTACACGCGCTCGCTGCTTGCGGCGGTGCCATTCCCCGATCTGGACCGGCCGCTGGATTTCTCCGCCCTGGGCAGCGAAGGCGCCGCAGCCAAGCAGAAATGGGGGCCGCAATTCTCCGAGGGAGCGGACGGAGATCTTGCCTATGCCGATTTGGGCGGAGGACATTTCGTGCGCGCCCGCCGGGGTCTCGGTGCCCAGGAGCTGCGCAAATGA
- a CDS encoding class I SAM-dependent methyltransferase, producing MSRLDSFIRRLSAQRDILNTVANEVKMLGGPVLELGLGNGRTFDHLRELFPDRRIITFDRTVNAYGPSMPPADDLVLGEIRDTAKTFIGSNASLAHADIGTGYEDKDAITLTWLPEIMAGVLASGGLAVSGLPLDHPDLEALPLPSTVKDGRYFIYRRK from the coding sequence ATGAGCCGCCTCGATAGTTTCATTCGCCGCCTCAGCGCGCAGCGCGATATCCTCAATACCGTTGCCAACGAGGTGAAAATGCTTGGTGGCCCGGTGCTGGAGCTCGGTCTTGGCAATGGCCGCACCTTCGATCATCTGCGCGAACTTTTTCCCGATCGCCGCATCATTACCTTTGACCGGACGGTCAATGCCTACGGCCCTTCGATGCCGCCGGCCGACGATCTTGTACTCGGCGAAATCAGGGACACGGCGAAAACCTTCATCGGCTCCAATGCCTCGCTCGCCCATGCCGATATCGGCACCGGCTACGAAGACAAGGATGCGATAACATTGACCTGGCTGCCCGAGATCATGGCTGGCGTGCTGGCATCGGGCGGTCTTGCGGTCAGCGGCCTTCCTCTCGATCATCCAGATCTCGAGGCGCTGCCCCTTCCGTCGACCGTCAAGGACGGCCGCTATTTCATCTATCGGCGCAAATAG
- a CDS encoding ABC transporter substrate-binding protein: MINRRTFLGLLASTVLPQPVLAADVDNEPEYFADWLRAGQMPHLAKRLPKFPRIVNVAAMGRTPGQYGGSVRTIVGSQNDIRFMTIYGYARLVGYDRTLSLQPDILESFTSVNDMVFTFKLREGHKWSDGHPFTAYDFRYWWEDVILNKELTPGGGALELRPHGSLPRFELLDELTVRYSWDDPNPDFLPILAAPQPLVIAGPAHYLKQFHKKYQDSIRLSSLMKENRAKKWQDLHIKMARSYRPENPNLPVLDPWRNTTAPPAEQFVFERNPYFHRVDENGRQLPYIDQMILNISSSAIIAAKTGAGESDLQANGIDFNDYTFLKEAETLHPIKVNLWKAARGSRVALFPNLNSADAVWRDVLRDVRVRRAMSLAINRHEINMAVFYGLGTESANTVLPDSPLFKPEYAAAWIAYDPDQANVLLDAAGLAKRDEDGVRLLPDGRRMEITVETPGESPLDADVLELVTDHWRKVGIALFTRVSQRDIFRSRAMGGRILMSLWYGLDNGVATADMNPAELAPTTDDQMQWPLWGMYYLSRETQGVAPDVPEAAKLVKLLHEWEAAASSFERAEIWHEMLSIYTDQVFSIGLINATLQPIVHSARMQNVPEKALYGFDPTCFLGVYMPDTFWMKEDRRNA; this comes from the coding sequence ATGATCAATCGGCGCACCTTTCTCGGCCTTTTGGCCTCTACCGTTCTGCCTCAGCCCGTTCTCGCAGCCGACGTGGACAACGAGCCGGAATATTTCGCCGATTGGCTGAGGGCGGGTCAGATGCCGCACCTTGCCAAGCGCTTGCCGAAATTCCCCCGCATTGTCAATGTCGCGGCCATGGGCCGTACGCCGGGTCAATATGGCGGCTCCGTACGCACCATTGTCGGCAGCCAGAACGATATCCGCTTCATGACGATATATGGCTATGCCCGTCTCGTCGGCTATGACCGTACCCTGTCGTTGCAACCTGATATTCTGGAGTCCTTCACCTCCGTCAACGACATGGTTTTCACTTTCAAGCTGCGCGAAGGACATAAATGGTCGGATGGGCATCCTTTCACGGCCTATGATTTCCGCTATTGGTGGGAAGACGTCATCCTCAACAAGGAACTGACACCGGGCGGCGGCGCCTTGGAGTTGCGCCCGCACGGCAGCCTGCCGCGCTTCGAACTGCTCGACGAACTGACGGTGCGTTATTCCTGGGATGATCCTAATCCCGATTTCCTGCCGATCCTTGCGGCGCCACAGCCGCTCGTCATTGCCGGCCCTGCGCATTATCTGAAGCAGTTCCACAAGAAGTATCAGGACAGCATTCGCCTTTCCTCGCTGATGAAGGAAAACCGCGCCAAGAAATGGCAGGATCTTCATATCAAGATGGCCCGTTCCTACCGGCCTGAAAATCCCAACCTGCCGGTACTCGATCCCTGGCGCAACACGACCGCCCCACCGGCCGAGCAGTTCGTCTTCGAGCGCAACCCCTATTTCCATCGCGTCGACGAAAACGGCCGGCAGTTGCCCTACATAGACCAGATGATCCTGAACATCAGCTCTTCCGCGATCATCGCCGCCAAGACCGGCGCGGGAGAAAGCGATCTGCAGGCAAACGGCATAGATTTCAACGACTATACCTTCCTCAAGGAAGCGGAGACGCTGCACCCGATCAAGGTCAATCTCTGGAAAGCGGCGCGTGGGTCGCGGGTCGCATTGTTTCCCAATCTGAACAGCGCCGATGCCGTATGGCGAGACGTTTTGCGCGATGTCCGGGTGCGGCGAGCCATGTCGCTGGCGATCAATCGCCATGAGATCAACATGGCCGTCTTCTATGGCCTCGGCACCGAAAGCGCCAATACGGTCCTGCCAGACAGCCCTCTCTTCAAGCCCGAATATGCGGCGGCCTGGATTGCGTACGATCCCGATCAGGCCAATGTATTGCTGGATGCCGCCGGTCTTGCCAAACGCGATGAAGACGGCGTTCGCCTGTTGCCGGACGGGCGGCGCATGGAGATCACGGTCGAAACACCGGGCGAGAGCCCGCTGGATGCGGACGTCCTGGAACTCGTCACCGATCACTGGCGCAAGGTCGGCATTGCGCTGTTTACGCGTGTATCGCAACGCGACATTTTTCGCAGCCGCGCCATGGGCGGGCGTATCCTGATGTCCTTGTGGTACGGCCTGGACAATGGCGTGGCGACAGCGGACATGAACCCGGCGGAACTGGCGCCGACAACCGACGACCAGATGCAGTGGCCGCTCTGGGGCATGTACTATCTTTCGCGTGAGACACAGGGTGTTGCACCCGATGTTCCGGAGGCGGCCAAACTCGTCAAGCTGCTTCACGAATGGGAGGCGGCCGCCTCTTCCTTCGAGCGCGCCGAGATCTGGCACGAAATGCTGTCGATCTATACGGACCAGGTTTTCTCCATCGGCCTCATCAACGCCACGCTGCAGCCGATCGTGCATTCGGCGCGCATGCAGAACGTGCCGGAGAAGGCGCTTTACGGTTTCGACCCAACCTGTTTTCTCGGTGTCTACATGCCGGATACCTTCTGGATGAAGGAGGATCGCCGGAATGCTTAG
- a CDS encoding ABC transporter permease codes for MLRYILWRIAVMIPTLIVISMLVFTIIQLPPGDFFESQIAELRAQGETANLQEIENLRHEYGLDQPMPLQYVHWVAGMLHGDFGYSFEYQLPVSDVVGDRLWLTILVSMTTILVTWLIAFPIGIYSATHQYSWGDYGLTFLGLLGIAIPNFMLALILMYFANVWFGVSIGHLMDQQYLSQPMSWEKARSILSHLWIPVIIVGTAGTAGMIRRLRANLLDEMQKQYVITARAKGLHPLKALVKYPLRMALNFFVADIGSILPSIISGAEITAIVLSLETTGPMLIRALQSQDMYLAGSFLMFLAFLNVIGVLISDIALGFLDPRIRLQGRSTK; via the coding sequence ATGCTTAGATATATCCTTTGGCGCATCGCGGTGATGATCCCGACCCTGATCGTCATTTCGATGCTGGTGTTCACGATTATCCAGCTTCCGCCTGGCGATTTCTTCGAAAGCCAGATCGCCGAGCTGCGCGCCCAGGGCGAGACGGCGAACCTTCAGGAGATCGAGAATCTTCGTCACGAATACGGCCTCGATCAGCCTATGCCGCTTCAATATGTCCATTGGGTTGCCGGAATGCTGCACGGCGATTTCGGCTATTCCTTCGAATATCAGCTGCCGGTTTCGGATGTCGTCGGCGACCGCTTGTGGCTGACCATTCTCGTATCGATGACGACGATTCTGGTGACCTGGCTAATCGCCTTCCCGATCGGCATCTATTCCGCCACCCATCAATATAGTTGGGGCGATTACGGCCTGACCTTCCTCGGCCTGCTCGGCATTGCCATCCCGAATTTCATGCTGGCGCTGATCCTGATGTATTTCGCCAATGTGTGGTTCGGCGTGTCGATCGGCCATCTGATGGATCAGCAGTATCTCTCGCAGCCGATGAGCTGGGAAAAGGCGCGCTCGATCCTGTCGCATCTGTGGATTCCGGTCATCATCGTCGGCACGGCAGGAACGGCGGGCATGATCCGCCGCCTTCGTGCCAATTTGCTTGACGAGATGCAGAAGCAATATGTCATCACCGCACGGGCCAAGGGGTTGCACCCCCTAAAGGCGCTGGTGAAATATCCGCTGCGCATGGCGCTGAACTTTTTCGTCGCCGATATCGGCTCCATCCTGCCGTCGATCATTTCGGGCGCTGAGATCACCGCCATCGTGCTGTCGCTGGAGACGACCGGCCCGATGTTGATCCGGGCCCTGCAAAGCCAGGACATGTATCTTGCCGGTTCATTTCTGATGTTTCTCGCCTTCCTCAATGTTATCGGCGTGCTGATCTCGGATATCGCACTCGGCTTTCTCGATCCCCGCATCCGCTTGCAAGGCAGGAGTACAAAGTGA
- a CDS encoding ABC transporter permease: MSVSLPKPGAPLEHYVSNADFDPDQFEAMSAGQQRYYMASQKKLMWWKFRKHKLALASGIFLLLAYGMILIAEFLAPYGLHSRNVDYIHSPPQMVHFFAKGEFVGPFVYGRKMTLDIDTLRRVYTDNRSDVQPIRFFCRGDSYRFWGLVDSNLHLVCPSVGGQMYLLGTDRLGRDVLSRIIYGARISLTIGLIGIAISFVLGVVIGGLAGYHGGLFDLLVQRVIEVLQSLPSLPLWMALAAIMPVSWSPIIVYFGITIILGILDWTGLARAVRSKLLSLREEDYVLAAQLMGASTRRIIGRHLVPGFMSHLIATATISVPSMILGETALSFLGLGLRPPITSWGILLTEARSVSVIAFYPWLLFPMIPVILVILAFNFLGDGLRDAADPYK, from the coding sequence GTGAGCGTATCCCTGCCAAAACCCGGTGCTCCCCTGGAGCATTACGTCTCGAACGCGGATTTCGATCCGGATCAGTTCGAAGCCATGTCCGCCGGCCAGCAGCGCTATTACATGGCTTCGCAGAAGAAGCTGATGTGGTGGAAGTTCAGAAAGCACAAGCTTGCGCTCGCCTCCGGCATCTTCCTGCTGCTCGCCTATGGCATGATCCTGATTGCGGAATTCCTGGCGCCCTACGGTCTGCACAGCCGAAATGTCGATTACATTCATTCGCCGCCGCAGATGGTTCATTTCTTCGCCAAGGGCGAGTTCGTCGGACCGTTCGTCTACGGCCGGAAAATGACGCTCGATATCGATACGCTGCGCCGGGTCTATACCGACAATCGTTCGGACGTGCAGCCGATCCGTTTCTTCTGCCGCGGCGATTCCTATCGCTTCTGGGGCTTGGTGGATTCGAACCTTCATCTGGTCTGCCCTTCCGTCGGCGGGCAAATGTATCTGCTTGGAACCGATCGCCTGGGCCGGGACGTGCTGTCGCGCATTATTTACGGCGCGCGCATATCCCTGACGATCGGGCTGATCGGCATAGCGATCAGCTTCGTGCTCGGCGTCGTCATCGGCGGTCTGGCGGGCTATCATGGCGGTCTTTTCGATCTCCTCGTTCAGCGCGTGATTGAGGTGCTGCAATCGCTGCCGAGCCTGCCATTGTGGATGGCGCTGGCGGCGATCATGCCCGTGAGCTGGAGTCCGATCATCGTCTATTTCGGCATTACCATCATTCTCGGCATTCTCGACTGGACCGGCCTTGCACGCGCCGTGCGCTCGAAGCTTCTGTCCCTGCGGGAGGAGGACTACGTGCTCGCCGCGCAATTGATGGGCGCAAGCACGCGCCGCATCATCGGCCGCCATCTCGTTCCCGGCTTCATGTCGCATCTCATCGCCACGGCGACGATCTCTGTTCCCAGCATGATTCTCGGCGAAACCGCCCTCAGCTTCCTCGGATTGGGGCTTCGCCCGCCAATCACGAGCTGGGGCATTTTGCTGACCGAGGCAAGAAGCGTCAGCGTCATCGCCTTCTATCCATGGCTCCTTTTCCCTATGATCCCGGTGATTTTGGTCATTCTGGCGTTCAACTTTTTAGGAGACGGCTTGCGCGATGCCGCCGATCCCTACAAATAG